A single region of the Neodiprion pinetum isolate iyNeoPine1 chromosome 5, iyNeoPine1.2, whole genome shotgun sequence genome encodes:
- the LOC124220488 gene encoding uncharacterized protein isoform X1: MELHTPKRESRALGLQDGLPCSPPMCDTMLYPWNWGEEARNVNLSPGSSCSSPEYRDRGVAAVRGSAGTGVNENGNADSAGAGTRSSSSESHRRGRPRADALTNLMMQGSTSPSSIKCTFCNRVFPREKSLQAHLRTHTGERPYPCDYPGCTKAFTQSGQLKTHQRLHTGEKPFLCTESGCEMRFTHANRHCPDHPYATLTRSDDFVLKPVTGNTDLPHDVTRWLERYKMSREREDRTPTGKSERKKKAWKCSMDNHKRTKSRKGLMMDATGEQENVERKIQSSQRLYCGESQDSQEESQDEDPVEACAMLQISEDEESTQTSKLPITPVRRSLDRLQPKKRWLREACLEQQLAKPLRWDPPSNGQQNSDSAQLDIEIAQGQFGTSWNEGSCITEQTSDSSLSTFNDTCYKSETEILDSVSLGSNPNSDISWDLSIKVPPIDNEVTVENCSAEIGFGDNSTSVNQHCWDSLAREILPNNNTKAFNVSPIAASSHWALTNSLFEEQLPQSNFTPVKNNPNQRSAASALSCTRENERRPTVLMLARSCANPGVKEAAPNNKTALNQDNVNERTGAKVVVIKQEMHQQDNLIPEDNQKWLGALALMELAKTQQEAARVLELNNETRTLVLPANKQYTHL, translated from the exons ATGGAATTGCATACGCCAAAGCGAGAGTCGCGGGCCCTGGGCCTTCAGGACGGGCTTCCTTGCAGCCCGCCGATGTGCGACACAATGCTCTACCCCTGGAACTGGGGCGAGGAGGCGAGGAACGTGAACCTCAGCCCCGGAAGCTCGTGCTCGTCCCCGGAATACCGGGATCGCGGCGTCGCAGCCGTGCGAGGCAGCGCCGGAACCGGCGTAAACGAGAACGGGAACGCCGACAGTGCAGGCGCCGGTACACGTTCCTCATCATCGGAGAGTCATCGCCGAGGGCGGCCGAGAGCCGATGCCCTAACGAACCTGATGATGCAAGGCAGCACGTCACCGAGCAGCATCAAGTGCACCTTCTGCAACAGGGTCTTCCCGAGGGAGAAGAGTCTCCAGGCGCACCTGCGCACTCacacag GAGAACGACCTTATCCTTGTGATTATCCGGGTTGCACAAAAGCCTTCACGCAATCCGGGCAGTTGAAAACACACCAGCGTCTTCACACAGGAGAGAAACCATTTCTGTGTACGGAATCTGGATGCGAAATGAGGTTTACTCATGCGAATCGGCATTGTCCGGATCATCCCTATGCGACGTTGACGAGATCCGATGACTTTGTGCTCAAgccggtaaccggaaatacaGATCTGCCTCACGACGTCACACGATGGTTAGAGCGATACAAAATGTCAAGGGAAAGGGAGGATAGAACGCCAACTGGAAAGAGTGAGCGTAAGAAAAAGGCGTGGAAGTGCAGTATGGACAATCATAAGAGGACAAAATCCAGAAAAGGCCTGATGATGGACGCTACTGGTGAACAAGAAAATGTGGAGCGAAAAATTCAGTCCAGTCAAAGGCTCTACTGTGGGGAAAGCCAAGACAGCCAAGAGGAAAGCCAGGATGAGGATCCGGTGGAAGCCTGTGCCATGCTTCAGATATCCGAAGACGAAGAATCGACTCAGACGAGCAAACTCCCCATAACTCCGGTTCGCAGATCACTGGACAGACTCCAGCCAAAGAAACGCTGGCTAAGAGAAGCCTGCCTTGAACAACAGCTCGCAAAGCCGCTAAGATGGGATCCGCCATCAAATGGTCAGCAAAACTCTGACTCTGCTCAACTGGACATTGAGATTGCCCAGGGCCAGTTCGGCACCTCATGGAACGAAGGTTCTTGCATCACAGAGCAGACTTCAGATTCAAGTCTGAGCACATTCAACGACACGTGCTACAAGTCTGAGACGGAGATATTGGACTCTGTATCTCTGGGGTCTAATCCTAACTCAGATATATCCTGGGATTTATCCATCAAAGTGCCTCCCATTGACAACGAAGTTACTGTGGAAAATTGCTCGGCCGAGATCGGCTTCGGTGACAATTCTACCTCCGTCAATCAGCACTGCTGGGATTCATTGGCGCGCGAGATTCTGCCCAACAACAATACCAAAGCATTTAATGTCTCTCCGATAGCTGCGAGTTCGCACTGGGCCTTGACAAACTCATTATTCGAGGAGCAACTTCCTCAGTCGAATTTCACGCCAGTCAAGAATAATCCTAATCAACGCTCTGCTGCGTCTGCGCTGTCCTGCACCAGGGAAAACGAAAGGAGACCTACGGTCCTGATGCTGGCTAGAAGCTGCGCCAACCCTGGTGTCAAGGAAGCTGCCCCAAACAACAAGACTGCATTGAATCAGGACAATGTCAATGAAAGAACAGGTGCAAAAGTTGTAGTGATTAAGCAGGAGATGCATCAGCAGGACAATCTGATACCTGAAGATAACCAGAAGTGGCTTGGTGCACTTGCACTCATGGAACTTGCCAAAACCCAACAGGAAGCTGCCAGAGTTTTGGAGCTGAACAACGAAACGAGAACCCTTGTATTACCTGCCAACAAACAGTACACGCATCTTTAG
- the LOC124220488 gene encoding uncharacterized protein isoform X2 → MTDRCQQCLLTGGNKAVRMEKTTGERPYPCDYPGCTKAFTQSGQLKTHQRLHTGEKPFLCTESGCEMRFTHANRHCPDHPYATLTRSDDFVLKPVTGNTDLPHDVTRWLERYKMSREREDRTPTGKSERKKKAWKCSMDNHKRTKSRKGLMMDATGEQENVERKIQSSQRLYCGESQDSQEESQDEDPVEACAMLQISEDEESTQTSKLPITPVRRSLDRLQPKKRWLREACLEQQLAKPLRWDPPSNGQQNSDSAQLDIEIAQGQFGTSWNEGSCITEQTSDSSLSTFNDTCYKSETEILDSVSLGSNPNSDISWDLSIKVPPIDNEVTVENCSAEIGFGDNSTSVNQHCWDSLAREILPNNNTKAFNVSPIAASSHWALTNSLFEEQLPQSNFTPVKNNPNQRSAASALSCTRENERRPTVLMLARSCANPGVKEAAPNNKTALNQDNVNERTGAKVVVIKQEMHQQDNLIPEDNQKWLGALALMELAKTQQEAARVLELNNETRTLVLPANKQYTHL, encoded by the exons ATGACTGACCGTTGTCAACAGTGTCTATTAACAGGTGGAAACAAGGCGGTTAGAATGGAAAAAACAACAG GAGAACGACCTTATCCTTGTGATTATCCGGGTTGCACAAAAGCCTTCACGCAATCCGGGCAGTTGAAAACACACCAGCGTCTTCACACAGGAGAGAAACCATTTCTGTGTACGGAATCTGGATGCGAAATGAGGTTTACTCATGCGAATCGGCATTGTCCGGATCATCCCTATGCGACGTTGACGAGATCCGATGACTTTGTGCTCAAgccggtaaccggaaatacaGATCTGCCTCACGACGTCACACGATGGTTAGAGCGATACAAAATGTCAAGGGAAAGGGAGGATAGAACGCCAACTGGAAAGAGTGAGCGTAAGAAAAAGGCGTGGAAGTGCAGTATGGACAATCATAAGAGGACAAAATCCAGAAAAGGCCTGATGATGGACGCTACTGGTGAACAAGAAAATGTGGAGCGAAAAATTCAGTCCAGTCAAAGGCTCTACTGTGGGGAAAGCCAAGACAGCCAAGAGGAAAGCCAGGATGAGGATCCGGTGGAAGCCTGTGCCATGCTTCAGATATCCGAAGACGAAGAATCGACTCAGACGAGCAAACTCCCCATAACTCCGGTTCGCAGATCACTGGACAGACTCCAGCCAAAGAAACGCTGGCTAAGAGAAGCCTGCCTTGAACAACAGCTCGCAAAGCCGCTAAGATGGGATCCGCCATCAAATGGTCAGCAAAACTCTGACTCTGCTCAACTGGACATTGAGATTGCCCAGGGCCAGTTCGGCACCTCATGGAACGAAGGTTCTTGCATCACAGAGCAGACTTCAGATTCAAGTCTGAGCACATTCAACGACACGTGCTACAAGTCTGAGACGGAGATATTGGACTCTGTATCTCTGGGGTCTAATCCTAACTCAGATATATCCTGGGATTTATCCATCAAAGTGCCTCCCATTGACAACGAAGTTACTGTGGAAAATTGCTCGGCCGAGATCGGCTTCGGTGACAATTCTACCTCCGTCAATCAGCACTGCTGGGATTCATTGGCGCGCGAGATTCTGCCCAACAACAATACCAAAGCATTTAATGTCTCTCCGATAGCTGCGAGTTCGCACTGGGCCTTGACAAACTCATTATTCGAGGAGCAACTTCCTCAGTCGAATTTCACGCCAGTCAAGAATAATCCTAATCAACGCTCTGCTGCGTCTGCGCTGTCCTGCACCAGGGAAAACGAAAGGAGACCTACGGTCCTGATGCTGGCTAGAAGCTGCGCCAACCCTGGTGTCAAGGAAGCTGCCCCAAACAACAAGACTGCATTGAATCAGGACAATGTCAATGAAAGAACAGGTGCAAAAGTTGTAGTGATTAAGCAGGAGATGCATCAGCAGGACAATCTGATACCTGAAGATAACCAGAAGTGGCTTGGTGCACTTGCACTCATGGAACTTGCCAAAACCCAACAGGAAGCTGCCAGAGTTTTGGAGCTGAACAACGAAACGAGAACCCTTGTATTACCTGCCAACAAACAGTACACGCATCTTTAG